A stretch of Mycobacterium sp. ITM-2016-00316 DNA encodes these proteins:
- the dmpG gene encoding 4-hydroxy-2-oxovalerate aldolase has translation MSGTGEIFFNPVWDVRMTDTSLRDGSHHKRHQFSTDEVRAIVAALDSAGVPVIEVTHGDGLGGSSFNYGFSKTPEQELIKLAAETATNAKIAFLMLPGVGTKEDIKEAQNNGGEICRIATHCTEADVSIQHFGLARELGLETVGFLMMSHTISPEKLAAQARIMADAGCQCVYVVDSAGALVLDQVADRVAALVAELGDDAQVGFHGHENLGLGVANSIEAVRAGAKQIDGSTRRFGAGAGNAPVEAMIGVFDKIGVKTGIDFFEIADAAEEVVAPAMPAECLLDRNALIMGYSGVYSSFLKHAIRQSERYGVPAHQLLHRAGQRKLIGGQEDQLIDIALEIKREQEAAATT, from the coding sequence ATGAGTGGCACAGGCGAGATCTTCTTCAACCCGGTGTGGGATGTCCGGATGACCGACACGTCGTTGCGGGACGGGTCCCATCACAAGCGCCACCAGTTCAGCACCGACGAGGTCCGCGCCATCGTCGCCGCGCTCGACAGTGCCGGTGTTCCGGTCATCGAGGTGACCCATGGTGACGGGCTGGGTGGATCGAGCTTCAACTACGGCTTCTCGAAAACTCCTGAGCAGGAACTGATCAAGCTCGCCGCCGAGACCGCCACGAACGCCAAGATCGCCTTTTTGATGCTGCCCGGTGTGGGCACCAAGGAGGACATCAAGGAGGCGCAGAACAATGGTGGTGAGATCTGCCGGATCGCCACGCATTGCACTGAGGCCGATGTGTCGATCCAGCATTTCGGGTTGGCCCGTGAGCTCGGGTTGGAGACGGTCGGGTTCTTGATGATGAGTCACACCATTTCTCCGGAGAAGCTGGCCGCGCAGGCTCGGATCATGGCCGATGCGGGTTGTCAGTGCGTGTATGTGGTGGATTCGGCGGGTGCGTTGGTGCTCGATCAGGTCGCCGATCGGGTGGCCGCGCTGGTCGCCGAGCTCGGTGATGACGCCCAGGTCGGTTTTCACGGGCACGAGAATCTGGGGCTGGGGGTGGCCAACAGCATCGAGGCGGTGCGTGCGGGTGCCAAGCAGATCGACGGCAGTACCCGCCGGTTCGGTGCTGGTGCGGGTAATGCGCCGGTGGAGGCGATGATCGGGGTGTTCGACAAGATCGGGGTGAAGACCGGTATCGATTTCTTCGAGATCGCCGATGCCGCCGAAGAGGTCGTGGCCCCGGCGATGCCCGCGGAATGCCTGTTGGACCGTAACGCGCTGATCATGGGGTATTCGGGGGTGTATTCCAGTTTCCTCAAGCACGCCATCCGCCAGTCCGAGCGCTACGGTGTGCCGGCGCATCAGCTGTTGCACCGCGCCGGGCAACGCAAACTGATCGGCGGCCAGGAAGACCAACTCATCGACATCGCCCTGGAGATCAAACGCGAACAAGAGGCCGCCGCCACAACATAG